A genomic stretch from Pseudomonas sp. MUP55 includes:
- a CDS encoding transposase: MFSYPAGIDVSKDSLEARVNQVDVGVNCANAEEDFPGLIGWLLLHQVGRVVLEATGGYERKVMKALQAAGLDVICINPHRAKSFSRAMGKQAKTDPIDAKSLAHYAAVLDSPSARVTSPEHDKLRALVQQREHFVQQRDDDRRRLKTASCDAVKPALQNHIDYLTVAVEAIDQLIRQSANELDSEKVARLCSVKGIGLVTATSLMAYLPELGEIGGRPIAALAGLAPYNNDSGRHKGARHISGGRFSARRSLYMACWVVIRDQPEFGTRYKALRDKGKCAKVALIACMRVLLVRLNAMLRDRTEWKERTD, from the coding sequence ATGTTTTCCTATCCAGCAGGTATTGATGTTTCCAAGGACAGCCTTGAGGCTCGAGTTAATCAGGTTGACGTTGGGGTAAATTGCGCTAACGCCGAAGAAGATTTCCCTGGGTTGATTGGGTGGCTATTGCTTCACCAGGTTGGTCGCGTGGTATTGGAGGCTACTGGCGGTTATGAGCGCAAAGTCATGAAGGCGCTTCAGGCTGCGGGCCTTGATGTCATCTGCATCAATCCGCACCGAGCCAAGAGTTTTTCCAGGGCGATGGGCAAACAAGCCAAAACCGACCCGATAGACGCAAAGTCTCTTGCGCACTATGCAGCTGTTCTAGACTCGCCAAGCGCCCGAGTTACAAGCCCGGAGCACGATAAGCTGCGCGCGTTGGTCCAGCAGCGGGAGCATTTTGTTCAGCAAAGAGATGACGACAGACGACGCCTGAAAACAGCTTCCTGCGATGCGGTAAAGCCTGCATTACAGAACCATATCGACTATTTGACCGTGGCAGTGGAGGCGATAGATCAACTGATTCGTCAAAGTGCGAACGAGTTAGATAGCGAAAAGGTGGCTCGACTGTGTTCAGTCAAAGGAATCGGGCTGGTTACTGCCACCAGTCTTATGGCTTACCTGCCTGAGCTGGGAGAGATTGGAGGGCGCCCTATCGCGGCACTAGCGGGCCTCGCTCCGTACAACAACGACAGCGGAAGGCATAAAGGTGCACGCCATATTAGTGGCGGAAGGTTTTCAGCCCGTCGCTCACTTTACATGGCCTGTTGGGTGGTTATCCGTGACCAGCCAGAATTCGGGACTCGATATAAGGCGCTACGTGATAAAGGGAAATGCGCCAAAGTCGCGTTGATCGCCTGTATGCGCGTTTTGTTGGTACGTCTGAACGCGATGCTGCGTGACCGCACTGAATGGAAAGAGCGCACCGATTAG
- a CDS encoding FAD/NAD(P)-binding protein, whose translation MSESIRNADVLIVGGGLSGTMLAVQLLRLPGRRRILVIEPRAELGRGEAYSAVELGHTLNGNAARMSVDPDNPDDLTQWLTDYIGAGGWPQAAQQPVPVSELFPPRGMFGLYAQQRLAEAKALSASTVEHVRAEVVDLQVDAAGTLVSLDSGERLRGAFAVLATGMFPAARTPQTESSGLNAAALDPWDVQAMTRLDPHATVLIIGSGLTMVDAVVSLEQAGHRGPIEVFSRHGLLPHVRRQPPSWDDFLGADPALRSPRQLVREVRRQCRIALDQDVDWQAPLDTVRVHIARLWSQASEREKRQFVRHVRPWWESHHHRSPPLSAQLVERLHGEGRLQIRAASFKGLVPSASGVTIGLRHRGEQTVTHVSGAALINSSGIEYDWRRVARPLPQQLLKRGLIQPGPLALGIAADASGAVRDAQGQVSERLFAMGPPLRGMWWESTAVTDVAIQAKALALKLTQI comes from the coding sequence ATGAGTGAATCCATCCGCAACGCTGATGTACTGATCGTCGGCGGCGGCCTGAGCGGCACGATGCTGGCGGTGCAACTGCTGCGCCTGCCAGGCCGGCGGCGCATCCTGGTGATCGAACCGCGCGCGGAACTGGGGCGTGGCGAGGCCTATAGCGCGGTCGAGCTGGGCCACACCTTGAACGGCAATGCGGCGCGCATGAGTGTCGACCCGGACAACCCCGATGACCTGACCCAATGGCTCACCGACTACATCGGCGCCGGGGGCTGGCCGCAGGCGGCGCAACAGCCGGTGCCCGTCAGCGAACTGTTCCCGCCACGCGGGATGTTTGGCCTGTACGCACAGCAGCGCCTGGCTGAGGCCAAGGCGCTGTCGGCTTCCACGGTGGAGCATGTTCGCGCAGAAGTGGTCGACTTGCAGGTCGATGCTGCCGGCACCCTGGTGTCCCTGGACAGCGGCGAGCGCCTGCGTGGCGCCTTTGCCGTATTGGCCACCGGCATGTTCCCGGCGGCCCGCACGCCGCAGACCGAATCCAGCGGTCTTAACGCTGCGGCGCTGGACCCGTGGGACGTGCAGGCCATGACCCGGCTCGACCCGCATGCGACCGTGCTGATCATCGGCTCCGGGCTGACCATGGTGGATGCCGTGGTGTCGCTGGAACAGGCCGGGCATCGTGGGCCGATCGAGGTGTTCTCGCGCCATGGTCTGTTGCCCCATGTGCGCCGCCAGCCGCCGAGCTGGGACGACTTTCTTGGCGCTGATCCCGCGCTGCGCAGCCCTCGGCAACTGGTGCGCGAAGTGCGGCGTCAATGCCGTATCGCGCTGGACCAGGACGTCGATTGGCAGGCGCCGCTGGACACGGTCCGGGTGCACATCGCCAGGTTGTGGAGCCAGGCCAGCGAGCGCGAAAAGCGCCAGTTCGTGCGGCATGTGCGGCCGTGGTGGGAAAGCCACCACCACCGTTCGCCGCCGTTGAGTGCGCAGTTGGTGGAACGCTTGCACGGCGAAGGGCGCTTGCAGATACGGGCGGCCTCGTTCAAGGGCCTGGTGCCGTCGGCCAGCGGCGTGACGATTGGCTTGCGCCATCGCGGCGAGCAGACCGTGACGCACGTGTCCGGCGCGGCGCTGATCAACTCCAGCGGCATCGAATACGACTGGCGCCGCGTGGCCCGGCCACTGCCGCAGCAACTGCTCAAACGCGGGTTGATCCAGCCTGGGCCGCTGGCGCTGGGGATTGCAGCGGATGCCTCTGGCGCCGTGCGGGATGCCCAAGGCCAGGTGAGTGAGCGGCTGTTCGCCATGGGCCCGCCGTTGCGGGGGATGTGGTGGGAGAGTACCGCCGTCACGGATGTGGCAATCCAGGCCAAGGCACTGGCCTTGAAACTGACACAAATCTAA
- a CDS encoding ABC transporter ATP-binding protein, protein MSQPATQPGRESLLTVDDIEVIYDGAILAVAGVSLSVPKGAIVALLGANGAGKSTTLKAISGLVRAERAEVSRGLIEYAGHDLAGVDPSQRVHQGMVHVLEGRHVFGQLTVEDNLRSGGFVRRLSRKELAHDLERIYTWFPRLKTKRHTRAGLTSGGEQQMVAIGRALMTRPALVLLDEPSMGLAPMIVQEIFAIIAQLNREQQVSFLIAEQNINVALTYASQGYVLDTGRVVLSGSAAELLARGDLHDIYLGKR, encoded by the coding sequence ATGAGCCAGCCTGCCACGCAGCCAGGGCGCGAGTCTTTGCTGACGGTCGACGACATCGAGGTGATCTATGACGGTGCGATCCTGGCGGTGGCCGGGGTGTCGCTGAGTGTGCCCAAAGGCGCAATCGTGGCGCTGCTCGGCGCCAATGGCGCCGGCAAGAGCACCACGCTCAAGGCCATTTCCGGGCTGGTGCGCGCCGAACGTGCCGAAGTCAGCCGTGGCCTGATCGAATACGCCGGCCACGACCTGGCCGGCGTAGACCCCAGCCAGCGCGTGCACCAGGGCATGGTGCATGTGCTGGAAGGCCGGCATGTGTTCGGCCAGCTCACCGTCGAAGACAACCTGCGCAGCGGCGGCTTTGTGCGGCGCTTGAGTCGCAAGGAGCTGGCCCACGATCTGGAGCGCATCTACACCTGGTTCCCCAGGCTCAAGACCAAGCGCCACACCCGCGCCGGGCTGACTTCCGGCGGCGAACAGCAAATGGTCGCCATTGGCCGGGCCCTGATGACCCGGCCGGCCCTGGTGCTGCTCGATGAGCCTTCGATGGGGCTGGCACCGATGATCGTGCAGGAGATTTTCGCGATCATCGCGCAGCTCAACCGCGAGCAGCAGGTGAGCTTTTTGATCGCTGAGCAGAATATCAACGTCGCGCTCACCTATGCGTCCCAGGGCTACGTGCTGGATACTGGGCGGGTGGTGCTGAGTGGCAGCGCCGCCGAGTTGTTGGCGCGAGGTGATTTGCATGACATCTATCTGGGTAAGCGTTAA
- a CDS encoding ABC transporter substrate-binding protein, with protein sequence MRASVKRSLVGTAFALAALAGAVPQASASSDQQFIPLATYRVGAYASSGVQVWAGMIDYLRYINEVEGGINGVKLVWQECETEWTAEKGIECYERFKNGLDGAPVAVYQPNGAPAAYALSERAEVDKIPLITLGYGRTEATDGTVFPYNFPVMLTFYSEASTLVNYIAEREGGFDKLKGKKIATVYHDSAYGRETLGPLKLLAEKYGFENIQIPVADPGNEQSAQWRQVRQANPDWVFLRTWGVSTPVAVKTAARFGFPVDHIIGDIWASSSEDVLPAGAAAKGYLALTPYPAGSDFEIHKRLKQYVLDKGHSDLKDLKNFGSVYYNSGLVNAAVAVEAIRTAQAKFGKRPLNGEEGRWGLEHLNIDDARLKDMGYLGLMQNLKLSCRDHEGGGSARVQQWDGANWALISDWIAADRALLRPLIDEKSAAFAKEKHLTPRTCTGDE encoded by the coding sequence ATGCGTGCATCCGTGAAACGTTCCCTGGTCGGTACTGCATTCGCACTGGCGGCGCTGGCCGGCGCTGTGCCCCAGGCCAGCGCCTCGTCCGATCAGCAATTCATTCCCCTGGCCACCTACCGTGTCGGCGCCTACGCCTCCAGCGGCGTGCAGGTGTGGGCCGGGATGATCGACTACCTGCGCTATATCAATGAGGTCGAAGGCGGCATCAACGGCGTGAAGCTGGTGTGGCAGGAATGCGAGACCGAATGGACGGCAGAGAAGGGCATCGAGTGCTACGAGCGCTTCAAGAACGGCCTGGATGGCGCGCCGGTCGCGGTGTACCAGCCCAACGGCGCACCGGCTGCCTACGCCCTCAGCGAAAGAGCTGAAGTGGACAAGATCCCGCTGATCACCCTCGGTTACGGTCGTACCGAAGCCACCGACGGTACGGTGTTTCCGTACAACTTCCCGGTGATGCTGACTTTCTACAGTGAAGCCTCGACCCTGGTGAACTACATCGCCGAGCGCGAAGGCGGCTTCGACAAACTCAAGGGCAAGAAAATCGCCACGGTTTATCACGACTCGGCCTACGGTCGCGAAACCCTCGGTCCGCTGAAGCTGCTGGCCGAAAAGTACGGCTTTGAAAATATCCAGATTCCGGTGGCCGACCCCGGCAACGAGCAATCGGCGCAATGGCGCCAGGTACGCCAGGCCAATCCGGACTGGGTATTCCTGCGCACCTGGGGCGTGTCGACCCCGGTGGCGGTGAAGACTGCGGCGCGCTTCGGCTTCCCGGTGGACCATATCATCGGCGATATCTGGGCCAGCTCCAGCGAAGACGTATTACCCGCCGGTGCCGCCGCCAAGGGCTACCTGGCGCTCACGCCCTACCCGGCGGGCAGCGACTTCGAGATCCACAAACGCCTCAAACAGTACGTGCTCGACAAGGGCCACAGTGACCTCAAGGACCTGAAAAACTTCGGCAGCGTTTACTACAACTCAGGCCTGGTGAACGCCGCTGTGGCGGTGGAGGCGATCCGCACCGCCCAGGCCAAATTCGGTAAGCGCCCGCTCAATGGCGAAGAAGGCCGCTGGGGTCTGGAACACTTGAACATCGACGATGCGCGGCTCAAGGACATGGGCTACCTGGGCCTGATGCAGAACCTCAAGCTGTCCTGCCGCGACCACGAAGGCGGCGGCTCGGCGCGGGTGCAGCAGTGGGACGGCGCCAACTGGGCGCTGATCAGTGACTGGATCGCCGCCGACCGTGCGCTGCTGCGCCCGCTGATCGATGAAAAATCTGCCGCGTTCGCCAAGGAAAAACACCTCACGCCACGCACCTGCACCGGGGATGAATAA
- a CDS encoding branched-chain amino acid ABC transporter permease, producing MSTSVAHHTAPLLLTTRRVPWGLIAWLALAFIAVPLWGDDYWLNAILIPFLVLSLAGLGLNLLTGYTGQTSVGAAGFMAVGAFATYGFLLRLPELGLPVALLGGGVISALVGLLFGLPSSRIKGFYLMVTTLAAQFFLEWLFVKFPWFYNYGSSGTISAPQLTLLGHDLNTPLGRYWLTLVTVLLLTWTAVNLVRSQVGRNWMAIRDMDTAAAVVGIPVVRYKRLAFAISSFYLGIAGALWAFAYLGTASASSFDINRSFQILFIIIIGGMGSIAGNFVGAAFISLLPILLSHAGQALFGGAVDAGQLQNLQKIIFGALIIVFLIKEPEGLIRLLHNLRDRLRQWPLRF from the coding sequence ATGTCGACCTCCGTTGCACACCACACTGCGCCGCTGCTGCTGACCACCCGGCGTGTGCCCTGGGGCCTGATCGCCTGGCTGGCGCTGGCGTTTATCGCGGTACCGCTGTGGGGCGATGATTATTGGCTCAATGCGATCCTGATTCCATTTTTGGTGCTGTCACTGGCCGGCCTGGGCCTGAACCTGCTCACCGGTTACACCGGGCAGACGTCGGTCGGCGCGGCAGGTTTCATGGCGGTGGGCGCCTTTGCTACCTACGGATTCCTGCTGCGCCTGCCGGAGTTGGGCTTGCCGGTAGCGTTGCTCGGTGGTGGGGTTATCAGCGCGCTGGTGGGCCTGTTGTTCGGTCTGCCCAGCTCGCGGATCAAGGGTTTCTACCTGATGGTCACCACGTTGGCGGCGCAGTTTTTCCTCGAGTGGCTGTTCGTCAAATTCCCCTGGTTCTACAACTATGGCTCTTCCGGGACCATTTCCGCGCCGCAACTGACGCTGTTGGGTCACGACCTCAACACCCCGCTGGGCCGCTACTGGCTGACCCTGGTCACGGTGCTGCTATTGACCTGGACCGCCGTCAACCTGGTGCGCAGCCAGGTCGGGCGCAACTGGATGGCGATCCGCGACATGGACACCGCCGCGGCCGTGGTCGGCATCCCCGTGGTGCGTTACAAGCGCCTGGCGTTTGCGATCAGCTCGTTCTACCTGGGCATCGCCGGCGCGCTGTGGGCCTTCGCCTACCTGGGCACGGCCAGCGCCAGCAGTTTCGATATCAACCGCTCGTTCCAGATCCTGTTCATCATCATTATCGGTGGCATGGGCAGCATCGCCGGCAACTTTGTCGGCGCGGCGTTCATCAGCCTGCTGCCGATCCTGCTCAGCCACGCCGGGCAGGCGCTGTTCGGCGGCGCGGTGGATGCGGGGCAGTTGCAGAACCTGCAGAAAATCATTTTTGGCGCATTGATCATCGTGTTCCTGATCAAGGAACCCGAGGGCTTGATTCGCCTGTTGCACAACCTGCGTGACCGTCTGCGGCAGTGGCCGCTGCGCTTCTAA
- a CDS encoding branched-chain amino acid ABC transporter permease, which yields MTFFFETLLGGLLAGTMYSLVAIGFVLIYKASGVFNFAQGAMLLFAALTFVSLHDQGVPFALALLLTVIVMIVGALLIERLVLRPLVNRSQITLFMATLGLSFIIEGLAQGLMGSQVRALDLGIDDVPLFIGPLMLSQFDLIAAAAAVVLVTVLALLFNKTRIGLSLRAVADDTTAALSIGINLNRIWQIVWAVAGIVGLVAGLLWGARQGVQFSLSLVVLKALPVLIIGGFTSIGGAIVGGLIVGAAENLAEVYIGPLIGGGITPWFAYVLALAFLYIRPAGLFGERAIERV from the coding sequence ATGACCTTCTTCTTCGAAACCCTGCTCGGCGGCCTGCTCGCCGGCACCATGTATTCCCTGGTCGCCATCGGTTTTGTGCTGATCTACAAGGCCAGCGGCGTGTTCAACTTTGCCCAGGGCGCGATGCTGCTGTTTGCCGCGCTGACGTTCGTCAGCCTGCACGACCAGGGCGTGCCGTTTGCCCTGGCGTTGTTGCTGACGGTGATCGTGATGATCGTCGGCGCCTTGCTCATCGAGCGCCTGGTGTTGCGGCCGCTGGTGAATCGTTCGCAGATCACCCTGTTCATGGCTACCCTCGGCCTGTCCTTCATTATCGAGGGCCTGGCGCAGGGCCTGATGGGGTCGCAGGTGCGTGCACTGGACCTGGGCATCGATGATGTGCCGCTGTTTATCGGGCCGCTGATGCTCAGCCAGTTCGACCTGATCGCCGCGGCCGCGGCCGTGGTACTGGTGACGGTACTTGCGCTGCTGTTCAACAAGACCCGTATCGGCCTGTCGCTGCGTGCGGTGGCGGATGACACCACGGCGGCGCTGTCCATCGGCATCAACCTCAACCGGATCTGGCAGATCGTCTGGGCAGTGGCCGGGATTGTCGGGCTGGTAGCGGGGCTGTTGTGGGGCGCGCGCCAGGGTGTGCAGTTCTCGTTGTCACTGGTGGTGCTCAAGGCTTTGCCGGTGCTGATCATCGGTGGTTTCACCTCGATTGGCGGGGCCATTGTCGGCGGGCTGATCGTCGGTGCGGCGGAGAACCTCGCCGAGGTGTACATCGGCCCGTTGATTGGCGGCGGCATCACGCCGTGGTTCGCCTATGTATTGGCCCTGGCCTTCCTGTATATCCGTCCCGCCGGCCTGTTTGGCGAGCGCGCCATCGAGCGAGTCTGA
- a CDS encoding ABC transporter ATP-binding protein: protein MSQAILQVRDVSLSFKGVKAINALSFEVRRGEICALIGPNGAGKSSLLNVLNGVYRFDAGEIVFQAQHFHRIDPLGAARRGIGRTFQNNALFKKMSVLDNILTGLSRHMRSTFIEQALGLPRARQEAAAFRQRAQGILEFLELQAHREVLVGNLSYGLQKRVELGRALVAGPSLLLLDEPMAGMNAEEKQEMARFVADVNRDLGTTVVLIEHDMGVVMGLSDHVVVLDYGRKVGDGSPAEVQANPEVIAAYLGVAQP, encoded by the coding sequence ATGAGCCAGGCCATCCTTCAGGTGCGGGACGTTTCGCTGTCGTTCAAGGGCGTCAAGGCGATCAATGCGTTGTCGTTCGAGGTGCGGCGCGGTGAGATCTGCGCGTTGATCGGCCCTAACGGCGCCGGCAAAAGCTCGCTGCTCAACGTGCTCAATGGTGTGTACCGCTTCGATGCCGGTGAGATCGTGTTCCAGGCGCAGCACTTTCATCGTATCGACCCGCTGGGCGCCGCCCGCCGAGGTATTGGTCGTACGTTCCAGAACAATGCGCTGTTCAAGAAAATGAGCGTGCTGGACAACATTCTCACCGGCCTGTCGCGGCATATGCGCAGCACCTTCATCGAACAGGCCCTCGGCTTGCCGCGCGCACGGCAAGAAGCCGCCGCGTTTCGCCAGCGGGCCCAGGGCATCCTGGAATTTCTCGAGTTGCAGGCCCATCGCGAGGTGCTGGTGGGCAACCTGTCCTATGGCCTGCAAAAGCGCGTGGAACTGGGGCGGGCGCTGGTCGCCGGGCCCAGCCTGTTGTTGCTCGATGAGCCTATGGCCGGGATGAACGCCGAGGAAAAACAGGAAATGGCGCGCTTTGTCGCCGACGTGAATCGCGACCTGGGCACCACCGTGGTGTTGATCGAGCACGACATGGGCGTGGTCATGGGCTTGTCCGACCATGTGGTGGTACTCGATTACGGGCGCAAGGTCGGCGACGGTTCGCCTGCCGAGGTGCAAGCCAATCCCGAGGTGATCGCGGCCTACCTGGGCGTGGCGCAACCATGA